A single window of Nicotiana sylvestris chromosome 5, ASM39365v2, whole genome shotgun sequence DNA harbors:
- the LOC138868862 gene encoding uncharacterized protein, with translation MRDNGSMHNPNLPNMMPHPINFIIWNIRGGNNDAFSVNFREMIDTHKPSVVTLLETRMENHVSLLNDFPFIQMIEVPTEGQSGGMVILWKSDVVIVKDFVRRNQEIHANIDVRPLNISWLFSSIYASTKVANKNNLWSNIEGIYKHYKGLWLLGGDFNDTFCMDDKFGGRIINSRHSSRLWSTVNHCNLFDLGFKGYKYTRSNHRRKSNKLIMERLDIIFANDNWMSLFPKAMVVHLPKTHSDHSPLLLQLFPNNIFHNGKPFRLESICCRHPDFVNIVRTSWQTNDLPKAQQIFKEKIIPWKNDTFGDIFKKKKKILLARLDGIKNSPKYHTSSFLMNLETTLQHEYNALLKMEEDFWKLRSRISWCNEGDANTRFFHSMDTNRKRINSIMYFKDEEGNWITDAKSILEHTFNYFNNSYKTSKTISKMASFKNQKDSFKTNNLITLDNPMTKEEIRKAIFSFKPFKALCPDGIHPFFYQRYWNIMGDSVIKFCQDAFE, from the coding sequence ATGAGGGACAATGGTAGCATGCACAACCCTAATCTCCCTAATATGATGCCTCATCcgattaattttatcatttggaaCATAAGGGGTGGTAATAATGATGCTTTTAGCGTAAACTTTAGAGAAATGATCGATACCCATAAACCCAGTGTTGTCACCTTACTGGAGACTCGTATGGAAAACCACGTATCTCTCCTTAATGACTTCCCCTTTATTCAAATGATCGAAGTCCCAACTGAGGGACAGTCTGGAGGAATGGTCATTCTATGGAAATCAGACGTGGTTATAGTTAAAGACTTTGTGAGAAGGAACCAAGAGATACATGCTAATATTGATGTACGTCCTTTAAATATTTCTTGGCTTTTTTCATCCATTTATGCTAGTACCAAAGTAGCAAATAAGAACAATCTTTGGAGTAATATTGAAGGAATTTATAAGCATTATAAAGGACTTTGGCTTTTGGGAGGTGATTTTAATGATACTTTTTGCATGGATGATAAATTTGGGGGTAGAATAATTAACAGTAGACATAGTTCTCGTTTGTGGTCTACTGTTAATCATTGTAACCTTTTTGATCTTGGTTTTAAAGGTTATAAATATACGCGATCTAACCACCGTAGAAAGTCTAACAAATTAATTATGGAACGTTTAGATATAATATTTGCTAACGATAATTGGATGAGTCTGTTCCCAAAAGCTATGGTTGTCCACCTTCCAAAAACCCACTCTGATCATAGCCCCTTATTACTCCAATTATTCCCTAACAATATTTTTCATAATGGTAAACCATTTAGACTTGAATCTATTTGCTGTAGGCATCCCGACTTTGTTAATATAGTTAGGACTAGTTGGCAAACAAATGATCTCCCTAAGGCTCAACAGATTTTCAAAGAAAAAATCATTCCTTGGAAAAATGATACATTTGGTGATatctttaaaaagaaaaaaaaaatacttctggCACGCCTAGATGGGATTAAAAATTCACCAAAGTATCATACTAGTTCTTTCCTAATGAACTTGGAAACTACTCTTCAACATGAGTATAATGCCCTTTTAAAAATGGAAGAAGACTTTTGGAAGCTTCGTTCAAGAATTAGTTGGTGTAATGAAGGTGATGCTAATACTCGTTTCTTCCATAGTATGGATACCAATAGGAAACGTATTAACTCTATTATGTACTTTAAAGATGAGGAAGGTAATTGGATTACTGATGCTAAATCCATTTTAGAACACACTTTTAACTATTTTAATAATTCCTACAAGACTTCTAAAACTATTAGTAAGATGgcttcttttaaaaatcaaaagGACTCTTTCAAAACCAATAATTTAATCACCCTTGATAATCCTATGACAAAGGAAGAAATCAGAAAAGCTATTTTTTCATTCAAGCCCTTTAAAGCCCTGTGTCCGGATGGTATTCACCCTTTCTTTTATCAGAGATACTGGAATATAATGGGAGATTCAGTCATAAAATTTTGCCAAGATGCCTTTGAATAA